In Gracilimonas sp., a single window of DNA contains:
- a CDS encoding fibronectin type III domain-containing protein, producing MKLSKQILWITAFVCCFFATTEPVFAQLTPDTPVLESPPDGATNQPTTLTLEWNSASGASSYLLQVATDPNFDNIIVDESGLTGTTYEVSGLNYETTYYWRVRSSNGLLLSGWSDIWNFTTQEDVPEPPETPILASPANGANETSTSPTLQWNSADRADTYHVQVATSTDFSSPVVDQSGLSQTNYQPAGLNHSTTYYWRVRAANQGGNSEWSDIWSFTVKDPPATPPNAPTLVSPSNGATGVATNPTLQWNSADRADTYHVQVATSTDFSSPVVDQSGLSQTNYQPAGLNHSTTYYWRVRAANQGGNSEWSDIWSFTVKDPPATPPNAPTLVSPSNGATGVATNPTLQWNSADRADTYHVQVATDNSFNNLIEEVEDHASTTHQLSGLESVTTYYWRIRAFNDAGKSDWSETWNFITRSQNSPVIISNPAKQEIVEAKRTYTITWSADESIQNLNIEYRLHPDSSWILIADEVNAGSGSYIWDVPNYSSDQANIKISDTQNPDNYAISLPFILYAQSVFLDHTFSFPSTFSSNSYRLIGVPAQSEISLDQLFKGTHSKDWNAFWDNGSDENYLIEFDGSEQFILSPGRGFWVLSKRKVQLKDSIPTVPLNNEAAYTISLHPGWNIISNPFNQAVSWSYVQSVNQLEDVIWEFNGSFSQSEILQPFHGYYFFNRDSLQHIHIPYPKPAISKEKFTANNQKIPAKQSLDVSVLKDGKSYSTIEAGINTNGIKRVYQFAPPGDFEPYKLTMIPDNKSKSLSRQLAIDLRKQKNGLHEFQLQLKAKPGSEIYLRISGLQNIAPHQAVLVDIQTAKTHKLSDDKSIYLNPKKEITYYSLLLGNSTDIEENTRKVVPSEFKLAQNYPNPFNGQTVIEYSIPKQVGQVPVQLDIFNILGQRVLTLINSQQQPGFYRVRWNGEDANGQPLSSGVFIYRLKTGKKVLYKKLTLIK from the coding sequence ATGAAGTTATCTAAACAAATCTTATGGATCACCGCTTTTGTTTGTTGCTTCTTTGCAACTACTGAACCGGTTTTCGCTCAACTTACCCCAGACACCCCGGTTCTGGAATCACCACCTGATGGAGCGACCAATCAGCCTACTACTCTTACGCTCGAATGGAACAGTGCTTCCGGTGCTAGCAGCTATTTATTACAAGTTGCCACAGATCCAAACTTTGATAATATTATTGTAGATGAATCCGGCCTTACCGGTACTACATATGAAGTTAGTGGTCTTAATTATGAAACGACTTATTATTGGAGAGTGCGATCTTCTAATGGGCTACTATTAAGCGGTTGGTCTGATATCTGGAATTTTACAACACAAGAAGATGTACCTGAGCCGCCTGAAACACCTATCCTTGCTTCACCTGCCAATGGAGCCAATGAGACCTCTACCAGCCCCACCCTGCAGTGGAACAGTGCCGACCGGGCCGATACCTACCATGTTCAGGTAGCCACAAGCACAGACTTCAGCTCTCCGGTGGTTGATCAATCCGGGCTGAGTCAAACTAATTATCAACCGGCCGGGCTCAACCATTCTACCACCTACTATTGGCGGGTTCGGGCGGCCAACCAGGGAGGAAACAGCGAGTGGTCTGACATTTGGAGTTTTACCGTCAAAGATCCCCCGGCTACTCCACCGAATGCCCCCACTTTGGTTTCACCCTCAAACGGGGCAACCGGAGTCGCAACCAACCCCACCCTGCAGTGGAACAGTGCCGACCGGGCCGATACCTACCATGTTCAGGTAGCCACAAGCACAGACTTCAGCTCTCCGGTGGTTGATCAATCCGGGCTGAGTCAAACTAATTATCAACCGGCCGGGCTCAACCATTCTACCACCTACTATTGGCGGGTTCGGGCGGCCAACCAGGGAGGAAACAGCGAGTGGTCTGACATTTGGAGTTTTACCGTCAAAGATCCCCCGGCTACTCCACCGAATGCCCCCACTTTGGTTTCACCCTCAAACGGGGCAACCGGAGTCGCAACCAACCCCACCCTGCAGTGGAACAGTGCCGACCGGGCCGATACCTACCATGTTCAGGTGGCTACAGATAACAGTTTTAATAATTTGATTGAAGAAGTCGAAGATCATGCATCTACTACTCATCAGTTATCAGGCTTGGAATCTGTTACTACTTATTATTGGAGAATCAGAGCTTTTAATGATGCAGGTAAAAGTGATTGGTCAGAAACCTGGAATTTTATCACTAGGTCACAGAATTCTCCGGTTATCATTAGCAATCCGGCTAAGCAGGAAATTGTTGAGGCGAAGCGAACTTATACCATTACATGGTCAGCAGACGAAAGCATTCAAAATTTAAATATTGAGTACCGCCTTCACCCCGACAGTTCATGGATATTGATAGCTGATGAAGTCAATGCCGGTAGTGGTTCATATATTTGGGATGTACCAAATTATTCTTCTGACCAAGCCAACATTAAAATTTCAGACACTCAAAATCCTGACAATTATGCTATAAGCTTGCCATTTATTCTTTATGCACAATCTGTTTTTTTAGATCATACTTTTTCTTTTCCTTCTACTTTTTCCAGCAACAGTTATCGGCTAATTGGAGTGCCGGCTCAATCAGAAATATCTTTAGATCAGTTATTTAAAGGTACACATTCCAAAGACTGGAATGCTTTTTGGGATAATGGTTCAGATGAAAATTATCTTATAGAATTCGATGGTTCAGAACAATTTATACTGAGCCCCGGAAGAGGATTCTGGGTTCTTAGTAAAAGAAAAGTTCAACTTAAAGATTCAATCCCAACTGTACCACTAAACAATGAAGCAGCATACACAATTTCTCTGCACCCCGGATGGAATATTATCTCTAATCCTTTTAATCAAGCTGTATCCTGGAGTTATGTTCAATCTGTAAACCAATTAGAAGATGTTATTTGGGAATTTAATGGCTCCTTTAGTCAATCAGAAATTTTACAGCCGTTCCATGGCTATTACTTTTTTAACAGGGATTCCTTGCAGCATATTCATATTCCTTACCCCAAACCTGCAATTTCTAAGGAAAAATTTACTGCTAACAATCAAAAAATACCTGCAAAACAAAGTTTAGATGTTTCAGTATTAAAAGACGGGAAAAGCTATTCAACCATAGAAGCCGGAATTAATACAAATGGAATAAAGAGAGTCTATCAATTTGCACCTCCGGGTGATTTCGAGCCTTACAAACTTACAATGATACCCGATAATAAAAGTAAGAGTCTAAGCCGTCAGCTTGCTATAGATTTACGAAAGCAAAAAAATGGCTTACATGAATTTCAGCTGCAATTAAAAGCTAAACCTGGTTCTGAAATTTATTTGAGAATTAGCGGTCTACAAAACATAGCTCCTCATCAGGCAGTTCTGGTAGATATACAGACAGCCAAAACTCATAAACTTTCTGATGATAAATCCATTTATTTGAACCCCAAAAAAGAAATCACCTACTATTCATTACTGTTAGGAAACTCAACAGATATTGAGGAAAATACTCGAAAAGTTGTCCCAAGTGAGTTCAAGTTAGCTCAAAATTATCCAAACCCATTTAACGGGCAAACCGTCATTGAATACAGTATTCCAAAACAAGTCGGTCAGGTTCCTGTACAGTTAGACATTTTCAATATTTTGGGACAAAGAGTCCTGACACTAATAAACTCACAACAACAACCCGGTTTCTATCGGGTTCGGTGGAATGGAGAAGATGCAAACGGCCAACCTTTGTCAAGTGGTGTTTTTATTTATCGACTAAAAACTGGTAAAAAAGTGCTTTATAAAAAGCTTACCCTTATTAAGTAA
- a CDS encoding sigma 54-interacting transcriptional regulator, whose protein sequence is MITAYHQCTLFNSKKTDAMRNNLVQRILAHAENTAIDAESVVIIGEYGSGKTWLAQRIHELSDRNDKPFHLIDCHTLSDENEAKENIFGYLSFTENGVKINKGFLEKCNGGTLFLKGFDSFSKKLQLQILKSVKGNESKHIGGQSSIPIDVHIIISIDTNLFYQSKYRYKLLQSELGNYHEAIFYPPLRHRRDEISYLINYFLKDDFARRYSFASKEISIRALYQCICYDWPGNVQQLKNAIEHAAIISAGNSIQPEHLPLSVKSGQPNEDDLLLLERDLSFRAAEKKLIEEVIHNVDSLKNSARLLGLTLKAFDKKLNMYGLLDEYSGQ, encoded by the coding sequence ATGATTACTGCATACCATCAATGCACACTTTTTAATTCCAAAAAAACCGATGCCATGCGAAATAATCTTGTACAAAGAATATTAGCTCATGCTGAAAACACAGCTATAGATGCTGAAAGTGTGGTAATTATAGGTGAATATGGTTCCGGAAAAACATGGCTCGCTCAAAGGATACATGAACTAAGCGACAGAAATGATAAACCCTTTCACTTGATTGATTGTCACACACTATCAGATGAAAATGAAGCAAAAGAAAATATCTTTGGCTATCTCTCATTTACCGAAAATGGTGTTAAAATCAACAAAGGGTTTCTGGAAAAATGTAATGGTGGCACACTTTTCTTAAAAGGTTTTGATTCATTTTCTAAAAAATTACAGCTCCAAATATTGAAGTCAGTTAAAGGCAACGAGTCCAAACATATAGGCGGACAATCTTCCATACCTATTGATGTTCATATAATTATTTCAATTGACACTAATTTGTTCTATCAATCCAAATACCGATATAAGTTATTGCAAAGCGAACTTGGAAATTATCATGAAGCAATTTTTTATCCGCCACTGCGTCATCGCCGAGATGAGATATCCTATCTAATTAACTATTTCTTGAAAGACGATTTTGCACGACGCTATTCTTTTGCTTCCAAGGAAATTTCAATCAGAGCTCTTTACCAGTGCATTTGCTATGACTGGCCAGGCAATGTGCAACAGTTAAAAAATGCAATAGAACATGCTGCTATAATTTCAGCAGGGAACAGCATTCAACCTGAACACTTACCTCTTTCGGTAAAATCCGGTCAACCTAATGAAGATGATCTTTTATTACTTGAAAGGGATCTGAGTTTTAGAGCGGCTGAAAAGAAATTAATAGAAGAAGTGATTCATAACGTCGACTCATTGAAAAATTCAGCCCGGCTGTTGGGGCTAACCCTAAAAGCTTTCGACAAAAAATTAAATATGTACGGTCTGCTTGATGAATACTCAGGACAGTAA
- a CDS encoding polysaccharide biosynthesis/export family protein, giving the protein MIQRKASEYTIQPGDEIEISVWGYDEFDTQRTVNTQGIITVPLVGEIEARGLSKDQFKEELENKLSGYIKGEINLSVSISSPQRNLVSVLGSVGRPDTYSVVDNSSLFEILSKAGGATDQADLRKIKIFKGGEATELVEIDLTNYLKKGNTSSLAFVYPGDIVYVPQQENMVRELSSFIRDVVLLFTLSRLFN; this is encoded by the coding sequence ATGATTCAACGTAAAGCCAGTGAATATACTATTCAGCCTGGTGATGAAATAGAGATTTCTGTATGGGGATATGATGAGTTTGATACTCAAAGAACTGTAAATACCCAAGGAATAATAACAGTGCCCCTAGTGGGTGAAATTGAAGCCAGGGGATTAAGTAAAGACCAATTCAAAGAAGAACTTGAAAATAAACTTTCCGGGTATATAAAAGGTGAAATAAACCTTTCAGTCAGCATTAGCAGCCCACAAAGAAATCTGGTATCCGTATTAGGGTCTGTAGGCCGTCCTGACACCTACTCTGTAGTAGATAACTCATCCTTGTTTGAAATACTCTCGAAAGCCGGAGGAGCAACAGATCAAGCAGATCTGAGAAAAATTAAAATTTTTAAGGGCGGAGAAGCAACAGAATTAGTTGAAATAGACCTTACAAATTATCTGAAAAAAGGGAATACCAGTTCTCTTGCGTTCGTCTACCCTGGAGATATCGTATATGTGCCTCAACAAGAGAATATGGTCAGAGAGCTTTCCAGTTTCATTCGAGATGTAGTACTTCTTTTCACCTTATCCAGACTTTTTAACTAG
- a CDS encoding S8/S53 family peptidase: MGQAVIGPDLQNALNKITEPVEIIVTFWGDNELNDQEKQILNNAGITSGYYFKSLPIAGVSADQTIINTLASYSEVRSIYLNKELTYYNYEARKITGVDKVQSDPTFTSRNGGMPVSGKGVSILVNDSGVDGTHPDLEYGDILVQNVLGSTNLQAYSSLGPVTYVENQPNTDTNSGHGTHVAGTVAGRGVASNSKYQGVAIGADLIGYGSGGVLFVLDGIGGFDYALTHQFEYSIRAITNSWGSSGDFDPNHPINIASKMAYDRGMVTLFAAGNSGPGENTHNPYAKAPWVISVGAGDKAGELADFSSRGTKGGGGTFEINGETYTWKDEPTIVAPGVDIISTRTISPIGVLSTDRDLENIEEAYLAYYTTLDGTSMATPHVAGIVALLLEINPSLTPDEVKSILQQTATNMYGRESWEVGAGYVNAYAAVQNAFDETTQFGSSLNAYRTFNSHAFFEKSTSPFEVTYDPTTITSTTHTFSLTGNESAVVAKVSAEGLAGETGNTINLILIAPDGTEYSSGISVLFAITFDRVVQIANPMAGEWTVEVRGLRGNEINPTDGLALPETVEGTITTKTSAGYSGLNDIEDHPAETAIKLAITDRLMDGFNDKNFSPDKNLKRIQLADYLMMGQQVRQHLPINGSRSFSDIDGEFNTLITESAVNRGAALRDTNQIYKGVMRTENNGKFEPKENVSRAELAYSLVQGLGMERLANSAITDPVTVQYKDERIPLDDSDQIPEELKGHVQMALDLGIMHAEFSLEQGPFDLEPTITAIFSPDEAVKRAEYAVAVTRTQSANPNAAPAKVANNNESGSTNAYEFSLQQNYPNPFNPSTNITYSLNEHGMVSLNIYNILGQKVASLVNTSQEAGRYTISWDAHELSSGIYIYRLETNDRVLIKKMHLIK, encoded by the coding sequence ATGGGCCAAGCCGTAATTGGCCCTGATTTACAGAATGCATTAAATAAAATAACTGAACCTGTTGAAATCATCGTTACCTTTTGGGGTGATAATGAGCTTAATGATCAAGAAAAGCAGATCTTAAACAATGCCGGTATAACTTCCGGGTATTATTTTAAGAGCCTCCCAATAGCTGGCGTATCAGCAGATCAAACTATTATAAACACGCTTGCTTCTTATTCTGAGGTTAGGTCTATATACTTAAATAAGGAGTTGACTTACTATAATTACGAAGCTCGAAAAATTACTGGAGTAGATAAAGTACAGTCTGATCCTACATTCACATCCCGAAACGGCGGAATGCCTGTTTCCGGTAAGGGCGTCAGTATTTTAGTAAACGACAGTGGAGTTGACGGCACCCATCCTGATCTAGAATATGGGGATATATTGGTTCAGAATGTACTGGGCTCAACAAATCTCCAAGCCTATTCCAGCTTAGGTCCTGTAACATATGTTGAAAATCAGCCCAACACCGACACTAATTCTGGGCACGGAACTCATGTTGCCGGAACAGTCGCTGGAAGAGGTGTTGCTTCTAACAGTAAATACCAAGGAGTGGCTATCGGAGCAGACCTTATCGGTTATGGCTCAGGTGGAGTACTTTTTGTACTGGATGGTATTGGTGGTTTTGATTATGCCCTTACCCACCAGTTTGAATACAGTATCCGGGCTATTACTAATTCCTGGGGATCTTCCGGAGATTTTGACCCAAATCATCCTATAAATATCGCCAGTAAAATGGCATACGATCGTGGCATGGTAACTCTTTTTGCTGCAGGTAATAGCGGCCCGGGCGAAAATACACATAACCCATACGCCAAAGCACCTTGGGTAATTTCTGTTGGTGCTGGAGATAAAGCCGGTGAACTGGCCGATTTTTCATCCCGAGGTACCAAAGGCGGTGGCGGAACTTTCGAAATTAATGGAGAAACATATACCTGGAAAGACGAACCCACTATTGTAGCGCCCGGAGTAGATATTATATCAACCCGAACAATTTCCCCAATTGGTGTGCTAAGTACAGATCGGGATCTCGAAAATATAGAAGAAGCCTATCTTGCGTATTATACCACATTAGATGGAACTTCAATGGCTACCCCGCATGTAGCCGGTATAGTCGCACTGTTACTGGAGATAAACCCATCACTCACTCCGGACGAAGTTAAATCTATCCTGCAGCAAACCGCAACCAATATGTATGGCCGGGAGAGTTGGGAAGTTGGAGCAGGTTACGTAAACGCTTATGCAGCCGTGCAAAATGCCTTTGATGAAACTACTCAATTTGGCAGTTCACTGAATGCTTATCGTACCTTTAACAGTCATGCTTTCTTTGAAAAAAGTACTTCCCCCTTCGAAGTAACGTATGATCCAACCACCATCACTTCTACCACCCACACGTTTTCGCTCACCGGAAACGAAAGTGCTGTAGTGGCAAAAGTAAGTGCCGAAGGTTTAGCGGGAGAAACAGGAAATACCATAAACCTTATCCTTATCGCTCCGGATGGCACAGAGTACAGTTCAGGGATTTCCGTACTTTTTGCCATTACTTTTGACCGTGTGGTGCAAATAGCCAATCCCATGGCCGGTGAATGGACTGTTGAAGTTCGTGGATTACGCGGTAATGAAATCAATCCTACCGATGGCCTCGCCCTACCCGAAACCGTTGAAGGTACTATTACGACAAAAACCTCAGCAGGCTATTCGGGCTTAAACGATATAGAAGATCATCCCGCTGAAACAGCCATTAAATTAGCCATCACAGACCGACTGATGGATGGTTTTAACGATAAGAACTTTAGTCCGGATAAAAACCTTAAACGTATCCAACTTGCCGATTACCTGATGATGGGACAACAAGTTAGGCAGCATTTGCCCATAAACGGTTCCCGTTCTTTCTCGGATATAGATGGTGAGTTCAATACCCTTATTACCGAATCTGCTGTTAATCGTGGAGCAGCCCTCAGAGACACCAACCAGATTTACAAGGGGGTCATGAGAACTGAAAATAATGGTAAATTTGAACCTAAGGAAAACGTGAGCCGGGCTGAACTTGCTTATTCATTGGTGCAAGGCCTTGGAATGGAACGATTAGCTAATTCAGCTATTACCGATCCCGTGACCGTGCAGTATAAAGACGAGCGAATTCCTTTGGACGATTCCGATCAAATTCCGGAAGAGCTGAAGGGACATGTTCAAATGGCCTTGGATCTTGGAATTATGCATGCTGAATTCTCGCTGGAACAAGGACCCTTTGACCTGGAACCTACCATAACAGCTATATTTAGTCCGGATGAGGCTGTGAAAAGAGCTGAGTATGCGGTAGCGGTAACCAGAACACAATCGGCTAATCCTAATGCGGCTCCGGCTAAAGTTGCCAATAATAACGAGAGCGGCAGCACTAATGCCTATGAATTCTCATTACAGCAGAACTACCCAAATCCGTTTAATCCAAGTACCAATATTACATATTCCCTGAATGAACATGGAATGGTTAGCCTAAACATCTATAATATATTGGGGCAAAAGGTGGCAAGTTTGGTAAATACCTCTCAGGAAGCTGGCAGGTATACCATTTCATGGGATGCACACGAGCTTTCAAGCGGAATCTATATTTACAGGTTGGAAACAAATGATCGTGTATTAATTAAAAAGATGCATCTGATTAAATAG
- a CDS encoding CpsD/CapB family tyrosine-protein kinase, whose translation MDPNNKKEKGTGLVPVAKSIVVNSDQGGLISRDIVKKQVYNALNYTMLPEQYQNMDLTIGVTSPGKGEGKTMTASNLAVSFALAYKKKTVLVDMNMENPNLHKVFGTDLAPGLVESFENGSVFLSRTRLDQLYLLPAGRHQNFNMDLENITVLRDIIYSLKQEFQIVILDMNSIFPVDDFPAVFANEVDGLLVVIDTKKTKYAEVEKIFRHINKDQTMGFVFNRVDKN comes from the coding sequence ATGGATCCGAATAATAAAAAGGAAAAAGGAACGGGACTTGTACCGGTTGCAAAATCAATTGTAGTTAATTCAGATCAAGGTGGATTAATAAGCAGAGATATAGTTAAAAAACAAGTATATAACGCGTTGAATTATACGATGCTTCCGGAGCAATATCAAAACATGGATTTAACTATTGGTGTTACCAGCCCGGGCAAGGGAGAAGGTAAAACAATGACAGCATCAAATTTAGCAGTTTCATTTGCCTTGGCCTACAAGAAGAAGACAGTACTGGTTGATATGAACATGGAGAATCCGAATTTACACAAGGTATTTGGTACCGATTTGGCTCCCGGGTTGGTTGAATCTTTTGAGAATGGGAGTGTGTTTCTATCAAGGACAAGATTAGATCAGTTATACTTGTTACCTGCCGGTCGGCATCAAAATTTCAATATGGATCTTGAAAATATCACTGTGCTTCGAGACATCATCTATAGTTTAAAGCAAGAATTCCAGATTGTGATCTTGGATATGAATTCCATTTTTCCTGTTGACGATTTCCCGGCTGTTTTTGCAAATGAAGTTGACGGGCTTTTAGTAGTTATTGATACGAAAAAAACGAAATATGCTGAAGTCGAAAAAATCTTCAGACATATAAATAAAGATCAAACAATGGGGTTTGTATTCAATCGAGTGGATAAAAATTAA
- a CDS encoding O-antigen ligase family protein, producing the protein MYRVDYSFFVLIGFVLLFDQFGIPGFEPLTMQVEYFKNFKEISFLPTFNAGVFNAIEVHFILLLIVFMIIQSVKKEFEFNRIAVWGAFLLFIGWLMFSFLLGIKRGGEILTAFWEVRALFYFSILYLVIPQVVQTRKQLEILLWIFIVVISIKAFQGIARFTWLGFSFQGLPALTAHEDPIFMNTLFILLFGFLVYKDRSPHKVALVLLFIPLLAGSFVSQRRAAIAAFAVSSAIFFVLLPGQLKLKFIKVAFPVLISVVLYGAAFWNSNSTIAKPVQMVKSGIEKPDRHENPEDYYSNLFREFENFNLAYTARKNPLFGTGYGRKFEQPLKLAEISFPLKDYIPHNQILWVAAKTGIIGFFLFWFFFNSFALQGAHILQNLRSPFLKAVCTMIVVAIINQMVASFFDLQLTFYRNMIYLGTLMGLLPVLQKIDSEEGEDLEEVQEPPV; encoded by the coding sequence ATGTACCGTGTTGATTACAGCTTTTTTGTCTTGATCGGGTTCGTATTATTATTTGACCAATTTGGTATTCCGGGTTTTGAGCCATTGACAATGCAAGTTGAGTATTTCAAGAATTTTAAGGAAATATCTTTTTTACCCACCTTCAATGCCGGAGTATTTAATGCAATTGAGGTTCATTTTATTCTTCTTCTCATTGTGTTTATGATAATTCAAAGTGTTAAAAAGGAATTTGAATTTAATAGAATAGCAGTTTGGGGGGCTTTCCTTCTGTTTATTGGATGGCTGATGTTCTCTTTTTTGCTTGGGATAAAAAGAGGAGGAGAAATACTCACTGCTTTTTGGGAGGTAAGGGCATTATTTTACTTTTCTATACTCTATTTGGTTATTCCACAAGTTGTACAAACCAGAAAGCAGTTAGAAATACTTCTCTGGATTTTTATCGTTGTTATTTCTATTAAGGCTTTTCAGGGTATTGCTCGATTTACTTGGTTAGGATTCAGTTTTCAGGGCTTACCGGCACTTACCGCTCATGAAGATCCTATATTTATGAATACCCTTTTTATTCTATTATTTGGTTTTTTGGTGTATAAGGATCGAAGTCCACATAAGGTAGCATTAGTTTTACTTTTTATACCTCTCTTGGCCGGCTCTTTTGTAAGTCAACGTCGGGCAGCTATCGCTGCTTTTGCAGTTTCTTCCGCTATATTTTTTGTGCTGTTACCGGGTCAATTAAAATTGAAATTTATAAAAGTAGCCTTCCCTGTTTTGATTAGCGTTGTGCTTTATGGAGCTGCATTTTGGAATTCAAATAGTACGATTGCAAAACCTGTTCAAATGGTGAAATCAGGGATAGAAAAACCGGATCGGCACGAAAATCCGGAAGACTATTATTCGAACTTATTTAGAGAATTTGAAAACTTTAATTTAGCATATACAGCTCGTAAAAACCCTTTATTTGGAACAGGATATGGAAGAAAATTTGAACAACCATTGAAGTTAGCTGAGATTAGTTTTCCTCTTAAAGATTATATCCCGCATAATCAAATTTTATGGGTGGCAGCAAAGACCGGTATTATAGGGTTTTTCTTATTCTGGTTTTTCTTTAATAGTTTTGCATTGCAAGGTGCGCATATATTGCAAAATCTGCGCAGTCCATTTTTGAAAGCAGTCTGTACAATGATTGTGGTTGCTATAATAAATCAAATGGTAGCTTCTTTTTTTGATCTCCAATTAACGTTTTATCGTAATATGATTTATTTAGGAACGTTGATGGGGCTACTGCCGGTATTGCAAAAAATTGATTCAGAAGAAGGGGAAGATTTGGAAGAAGTTCAAGAACCACCCGTGTAA
- a CDS encoding GDSL-type esterase/lipase family protein: MNNCYHIILFNILLMIVSIQCDSVSNSSSNTSKKIPLDQPLLQSPDSASTIQSTSTSLSWLAVSGAEKYTVQITGTKDFDSVLTASVTSDLYFEVDDLSYNKTFFWRARALNEEGMTGPWSESWLFTTPKKPEEELVTTSLQSPGNGWEKQETDLTLKWDTLKNAVNYRVQVSMDSEFLSLRADTVVNSNTYHLSQLSFKKTYFWRVKPILNQEDSKWSKAFSFTTKASDEDTDITKPKVNISGSHFEIPENEILTLTANASDDSGISSLEIYVDETLVKTCSNSSSCSHSADSYTIGSHSYYSVATDASSNVNKSQSETKNFEVIASVPENKTVKIMPLGDSITEAFGYRLPLWNMLTGNGYSIDYVGSQSEAHPDLPDTDHEGHGGWTIDDISAEVNGWLLTYQPDVVLLMIGTNDIAWWTSLSANQIADKHAHLVDQISNNISPEAWILVGSIPPQSSEIVAPINIDRSQLTIDFNQGVKERMQQRIDAGRNIIFVDIHSQLTLAHLADGIHPNEEGYKIIAETWYEALLPVLP, from the coding sequence ATGAATAACTGTTATCACATTATACTCTTCAATATTCTATTGATGATTGTTTCAATACAATGTGATTCAGTTTCAAATTCATCTTCTAATACATCTAAAAAAATTCCGCTTGATCAACCATTGCTTCAAAGCCCCGATAGTGCAAGTACTATTCAATCAACATCCACATCTCTCTCTTGGCTGGCAGTTTCAGGGGCAGAAAAATATACGGTACAGATTACTGGTACCAAAGACTTTGATTCTGTACTTACCGCAAGTGTAACAAGTGACCTGTATTTCGAAGTGGATGATCTATCTTATAACAAAACTTTTTTTTGGAGAGCCAGAGCCCTTAACGAAGAGGGTATGACCGGGCCATGGTCAGAATCATGGTTATTTACAACACCCAAGAAACCCGAAGAAGAACTGGTTACTACTTCGCTGCAGTCTCCGGGTAATGGATGGGAAAAGCAAGAAACTGACCTTACTTTAAAATGGGATACACTAAAAAATGCAGTGAATTACAGAGTGCAAGTATCTATGGATTCGGAATTTTTATCTTTGAGAGCAGACACAGTTGTTAACTCAAACACCTACCACCTTAGTCAGCTTTCCTTTAAAAAAACATATTTTTGGAGAGTTAAACCCATTCTCAATCAAGAGGATAGCAAGTGGTCTAAAGCCTTTAGTTTCACCACAAAAGCTTCTGATGAGGACACAGATATAACAAAACCAAAAGTAAATATTTCAGGCTCCCATTTCGAAATCCCAGAAAATGAAATACTCACGCTAACTGCTAATGCTTCCGATGATTCAGGTATTTCCTCTTTGGAAATTTATGTAGATGAAACGTTAGTTAAAACTTGTTCAAATTCTTCATCCTGCTCCCACTCTGCTGATTCATATACTATAGGAAGCCATTCTTATTACTCAGTCGCTACTGATGCCTCTTCAAACGTTAATAAATCACAAAGTGAGACCAAGAATTTTGAGGTAATCGCTTCAGTTCCTGAAAACAAGACTGTAAAAATCATGCCGCTTGGAGATTCTATTACCGAAGCATTTGGATATCGATTACCCCTTTGGAATATGCTTACTGGAAATGGATATTCTATTGATTATGTAGGTTCCCAGTCAGAAGCACATCCGGATTTACCGGATACTGACCATGAAGGGCATGGAGGATGGACTATTGACGATATCTCAGCAGAAGTAAATGGATGGCTTTTAACCTATCAACCCGATGTCGTGCTCCTAATGATTGGAACAAATGACATTGCCTGGTGGACTTCTCTGAGTGCAAATCAAATAGCAGATAAGCATGCACATTTGGTTGACCAGATTTCTAATAATATTTCACCCGAAGCATGGATTCTTGTAGGGTCTATACCCCCACAAAGCAGTGAAATTGTAGCTCCAATAAATATAGACCGGTCACAGCTTACAATTGATTTTAATCAAGGTGTTAAAGAACGTATGCAACAACGTATAGATGCCGGTAGAAATATTATTTTTGTAGACATCCACAGTCAATTAACGCTAGCGCATTTAGCAGATGGGATACATCCGAATGAGGAAGGGTATAAAATTATAGCTGAGACTTGGTATGAAGCTTTGCTGCCCGTATTGCCATAA